AACACTCTCCCCAAAAAAATCTGCAAAATGGCCCTCAAGTCCGATCCCGTCTTCGAGCGTATTGCCAAGCGTCTGGAGAGCATCGACCCGAACAACCGCCAGGTGCAGCAGGTGTACAAGTTCCGCATCCAGCAGAACGGCACGGTCGTCAAGACCTGGGTGCTGGACCTGAAGGCGGTCAAGCTGACCGAGGGCGATGGTCCGGCCGAGGCCACCCTTACCATGGAGGATGACATCATGTTCGCCCTCGGCACCGGTGCCATGCCGGCCAAGGAGGCCCTCGCCCAGGACAAGCTGGACGTGGAGGGACAGGTCGAGCTGATCTTCCTGCTGGAGCCGTTCATTGCTTCGCTCAAGAAGTAAGCCGGGGCGCGCCGCGCACCAAACGGAGCACCGTCACACGTACCACGCGAACATCGAAAATGCCACCCGTCGATGGGCTTGGATTAATTTATTGCAACATTCACACACGCATATACCATTACGCACACGCAGCCCGCAAACCGTAGGAACATCTTAGCCGGCTTCCTCACCCCCGCCTGCGGACGGGATGCAAACAAACTATCGGTATTTGTTTTCTGGTTTGATGCATCGCCCGGGCatcaccaaccaccaccatatCATGCGCGCCCGGCCCTATTTATTAACAACCTTCCATCGTACATCGCTGGTCTGCAACATTTGCAGACACATGGTGGTGTACACAACACTGGGCGCACGCACCACCATCCGCGTTGATTGCGCCCTGTACCAAAGGATTATTaaatgatgcttgaaaacagAATCAAatactctctcgctctctctctctattctgCTGTCTCTCATACTTTCACTTATGGAAAGTCTGATTTGTTTGCTTCGTTGCGGTGTTCTTGTTCCTTACTCTACCCATTTC
This is a stretch of genomic DNA from Anopheles merus strain MAF chromosome 2R, AmerM5.1, whole genome shotgun sequence. It encodes these proteins:
- the LOC121602734 gene encoding peroxisomal multifunctional enzyme type 2-like, with the protein product MALKSDPVFERIAKRLESIDPNNRQVQQVYKFRIQQNGTVVKTWVLDLKAVKLTEGDGPAEATLTMEDDIMFALGTGAMPAKEALAQDKLDVEGQVELIFLLEPFIASLKK